One Campylobacter sp. MIT 12-8780 DNA window includes the following coding sequences:
- a CDS encoding helix-turn-helix domain-containing protein — MKEFLILVKDGKNIKKRYYSIKESAEFFGVSYPTINRWVKTKAIKASRFGRAIYIEEDEIIKLQNDCLQGKVIGENNE, encoded by the coding sequence ATGAAAGAGTTTCTTATACTCGTAAAAGATGGCAAAAATATAAAAAAGCGTTATTACAGCATTAAAGAAAGTGCTGAATTTTTTGGTGTAAGTTATCCTACTATTAATAGATGGGTTAAAACAAAAGCTATAAAAGCTTCACGATTTGGCAGGGCTATTTACATAGAAGAAGATGAAATTATTAAACTTCAAAATGATTGTTTGCAAGGAAAAGTTATAGGAGAAAACAATGAGTGA
- a CDS encoding helix-turn-helix domain-containing protein, with protein MSERIYCRRDEAAKILQVSCATIINWVKQGYIKEYRIHKSTKSPLYNIKEIEETLKNPKA; from the coding sequence ATGAGTGAAAGAATATATTGCAGAAGAGATGAAGCTGCTAAAATTCTGCAAGTAAGTTGTGCAACCATTATTAACTGGGTTAAACAGGGTTATATTAAGGAATATCGTATTCATAAAAGCACTAAAAGCCCTTTATATAACATCAAAGAAATAGAAGAAACTCTTAAAAATCCAAAGGCTTGA
- a CDS encoding UvrD-helicase domain-containing protein translates to MSVSSLTKEQDHIVNCEFENILLINAYAGTGKTSTLVKFCEQRAKYKILYLSYNSAMRVEAESKFKHIKNVSVKTMHSLAYENTNKSIKERLGSLRALDLNPLLNDRDEKEKNFYASSLLSLLRNFCNTNFNLEDFINEVSKNLKDYGLNPRMDTSYILRKLRTLWLEKIPNDKKLLYEHDFYLKDFQLSKPVLDYDFIVVDEAQDINGCVIDIVLNQKAKKVFIGDTYQSIYKFRGACNSLEFLSSYPNAKVLYLTQSFRCPESIAKEANRYLQLLGAKKEFKGSFKPDKRKKLNEQKAIITRTNAKLFDIAVQNLDKKLFLVGGVESYNFNDLLDIQNLLCGKKERIQNAFIARFNNVKELIAYSDESKEIDLKQKLLICFKYMGENIFELIKKIKTSVVKDPTKAHLILSTGHKSKGLEWDIVEIIDDFINLREILEENSNAEITKEELNLFYVALTRSKAELIVDRAYLLDDKFLKYCKDRITIT, encoded by the coding sequence ATGTCAGTTTCTTCCTTAACTAAAGAACAAGATCATATTGTAAATTGCGAATTTGAGAACATACTTCTCATTAATGCTTATGCTGGAACAGGCAAAACTTCCACTTTAGTAAAATTTTGCGAACAAAGAGCTAAGTATAAAATTCTTTATTTATCCTACAATTCTGCGATGAGGGTGGAGGCTGAATCTAAATTTAAACATATTAAAAATGTAAGTGTAAAGACTATGCACTCTCTAGCTTATGAAAATACTAATAAATCCATCAAAGAAAGGCTTGGTTCTTTAAGAGCCTTAGATTTAAATCCTCTTTTAAATGATCGTGATGAAAAAGAAAAAAACTTTTATGCAAGCTCTTTGCTTTCTTTGCTTCGTAACTTTTGCAATACAAATTTTAATCTTGAAGATTTTATCAACGAAGTAAGTAAAAATTTAAAAGACTATGGACTTAACCCTCGTATGGATACAAGTTATATTTTAAGAAAGCTAAGGACTTTGTGGCTGGAAAAAATTCCAAATGATAAAAAACTACTTTATGAGCACGACTTTTACCTTAAAGATTTTCAGCTTAGCAAGCCTGTTTTAGATTATGATTTTATAGTTGTTGATGAGGCTCAAGATATTAATGGCTGTGTCATAGATATAGTTTTAAATCAAAAAGCTAAAAAAGTCTTTATAGGAGATACTTATCAAAGTATTTATAAATTTAGAGGAGCGTGTAATTCTTTAGAATTTCTATCTTCATACCCAAATGCAAAAGTGCTTTATCTTACGCAAAGCTTTCGTTGCCCTGAAAGCATAGCAAAAGAAGCCAATCGATACTTGCAACTCTTGGGAGCAAAAAAAGAATTTAAAGGCTCTTTTAAACCAGATAAGCGTAAAAAATTAAATGAACAAAAAGCAATTATTACTCGCACCAATGCCAAACTTTTTGACATAGCTGTGCAAAACCTAGATAAAAAACTTTTTTTAGTAGGTGGAGTAGAAAGCTACAATTTCAACGATCTACTTGATATTCAAAATTTGCTTTGTGGTAAAAAAGAACGCATTCAAAATGCTTTTATTGCTAGATTTAACAATGTTAAAGAACTTATAGCCTATTCTGATGAAAGCAAGGAGATTGACTTAAAGCAAAAGCTCCTTATTTGCTTTAAATATATGGGAGAAAATATTTTTGAGCTTATTAAAAAAATAAAAACAAGTGTAGTTAAGGACCCAACCAAAGCTCATTTAATTCTTAGCACAGGACATAAAAGCAAAGGACTTGAATGGGATATAGTGGAAATTATTGATGATTTTATCAATTTAAGAGAAATACTTGAAGAAAATTCAAATGCAGAGATAACCAAAGAAGAACTTAATCTTTTTTATGTTGCTCTAACAAGAAGTAAAGCTGAACTTATTGTAGACAGAGCTTATTTACTTGATGATAAGTTTTTAAAATATTGTAAAGATCGTATAACCATAACATAA
- a CDS encoding DsbC family protein, whose amino-acid sequence MKLKLTTFLGSSLALFSFLNATEPTTLIEQQEEALVKGIIPSTKIDKVERAEIDGFYKAYLGNGNIFYINPFKRVLFIGELYTATGESLTANDASKWQAELNEKALKDANATELLQNAKRVVYGSGSKRYDFVIFTDPECPFCAKVEEFFEKQNVNVYVNFFPLSFHQNAKKWSGQILSSKDIKLAMRQIRTTQKNLNDVSISKEAENTLKATIALGEKLNITGTPKLFVIDKIEQNKVVAVIDGANFERINEFLVKDKE is encoded by the coding sequence ATGAAATTAAAATTGACAACTTTTTTAGGATCAAGTCTTGCTCTTTTTAGCTTTCTTAATGCAACCGAGCCTACTACTCTCATAGAGCAACAAGAAGAAGCTCTTGTAAAAGGTATTATACCAAGCACAAAAATAGATAAGGTTGAAAGAGCTGAAATTGATGGCTTTTATAAGGCTTATTTAGGCAATGGTAATATCTTTTACATTAATCCTTTCAAGCGTGTTTTATTTATAGGAGAACTTTATACAGCTACAGGCGAAAGCTTAACAGCTAATGATGCAAGCAAATGGCAAGCTGAACTTAATGAAAAGGCTTTAAAAGATGCTAATGCAACAGAACTTTTGCAAAATGCAAAAAGAGTCGTGTATGGAAGTGGTAGCAAAAGATATGATTTTGTTATTTTTACCGATCCAGAGTGTCCATTTTGTGCCAAAGTTGAGGAATTTTTTGAAAAGCAAAATGTGAATGTATATGTAAATTTTTTTCCTTTAAGTTTTCATCAGAATGCTAAGAAATGGAGTGGACAAATACTTTCTAGCAAAGATATAAAATTAGCGATGAGGCAAATTAGAACCACTCAGAAGAATTTAAACGATGTGAGCATAAGCAAGGAAGCTGAAAATACTTTAAAGGCTACCATAGCTTTGGGCGAAAAGCTTAATATTACAGGCACGCCAAAACTCTTTGTTATAGACAAAATAGAACAAAATAAGGTTGTAGCTGTAATTGATGGGGCAAATTTTGAAAGGATAAATGAATTTTTAGTTAAGGATAAGGAATGA
- a CDS encoding SH3 domain-containing protein produces MAMQSDKELQGDILLKQALISLFEKNKALEERIALLEKNVFPNKTTPKGKAQNPYTFFDLVKENIAKKKFSYGKAVKIVTVRKQPDTKAQKVAVVPVGGKLIVKDLVQSKTGSYWYKLDEGAYVYIENITFWSDKK; encoded by the coding sequence ATGGCAATGCAAAGCGATAAAGAATTGCAAGGGGATATTCTTTTAAAGCAAGCTCTTATTTCTTTGTTTGAAAAAAATAAGGCTTTAGAAGAGCGTATTGCTCTTTTAGAAAAGAATGTTTTTCCAAATAAAACCACTCCAAAAGGTAAAGCACAAAATCCTTACACTTTCTTTGACTTAGTCAAAGAAAATATAGCTAAAAAGAAATTTAGTTATGGTAAGGCTGTAAAGATTGTTACAGTAAGAAAACAACCTGATACTAAGGCTCAAAAGGTAGCAGTTGTGCCTGTGGGTGGCAAGCTTATTGTAAAAGATTTGGTGCAGTCTAAGACAGGCTCTTATTGGTATAAGCTTGATGAGGGAGCGTATGTTTATATTGAAAACATTACCTTTTGGAGTGATAAAAAATGA
- a CDS encoding TraB/VirB10 family protein, which translates to MNNPFLKFFSNDKDPNNAQKNQSKNKIIIFIGLIVTLGCLMFLVGDKKQTTSSNTAGNFKIVEENPTAKTQWVGSAVDDLALAKKDLINLNTRNESLAKEVNDLKKLIIDMQKENANYLKNNAKDETKANEIPLQPTTTNTNNQTNSIENNDSLYKNFPMPTAEIESQTLMQEEKFGLTKLGEVPDLEEVEEIRYTPIEGTLSFTNVTQPKPKEEKPKKLEGHIIPTGSIIKAVLLSGMDAPTMTQAKSSPLPVLMKVTDLSILPNYFAYDIVDCFLMGEGYGDLTAERAYIRVNNISCITNKREHIDMALRGAVSGEDGKLGLKGEVITKQGALLARTLIAGFLQGVGESFANQNQIITSGWGGTTTQTGNMSAGESLQAGAFKGLSSSAEKLADFYLKMADQVTPVIEISAGREINVLVTEMTALDTVNNQQTADGKKPNTQTQVQQNNQQQIQNQ; encoded by the coding sequence ATGAATAACCCATTTTTGAAATTCTTTAGCAATGACAAAGATCCAAATAATGCTCAAAAAAATCAAAGTAAAAATAAGATTATTATTTTTATAGGACTCATTGTAACGCTTGGGTGTTTAATGTTTTTGGTTGGAGATAAAAAACAAACAACGAGTAGCAATACAGCAGGTAACTTTAAAATTGTTGAAGAAAATCCAACTGCTAAAACACAATGGGTTGGTTCAGCAGTCGATGATTTAGCTTTAGCCAAGAAAGATTTAATCAACTTGAATACAAGGAATGAAAGCCTTGCTAAAGAAGTTAATGACTTAAAAAAACTTATTATTGATATGCAAAAAGAAAATGCAAATTATTTAAAAAATAATGCAAAAGATGAAACTAAAGCTAATGAGATACCTTTGCAACCTACAACTACAAATACAAACAATCAGACTAATTCCATTGAAAACAATGATAGTTTATATAAGAATTTTCCAATGCCAACAGCAGAAATTGAAAGTCAAACACTAATGCAAGAAGAAAAATTTGGTTTAACAAAACTTGGAGAAGTGCCTGATTTAGAAGAGGTGGAAGAGATACGCTATACACCAATAGAGGGGACACTTTCTTTTACAAATGTTACTCAGCCTAAGCCAAAGGAAGAAAAGCCAAAAAAGTTAGAGGGGCATATCATACCTACGGGATCAATAATTAAAGCTGTATTGCTTTCAGGTATGGACGCCCCTACAATGACACAAGCTAAAAGTTCTCCCTTGCCTGTATTGATGAAAGTAACTGATTTGTCTATTTTGCCAAATTATTTTGCCTATGATATTGTGGATTGTTTTTTAATGGGCGAGGGTTATGGGGATTTAACTGCTGAAAGAGCTTATATCAGAGTTAATAATATCTCTTGCATTACTAATAAAAGAGAACATATTGATATGGCTTTAAGAGGTGCAGTAAGTGGCGAAGATGGTAAGCTTGGGCTCAAAGGCGAAGTTATTACAAAGCAAGGTGCCTTGCTTGCTAGGACACTTATTGCTGGATTTTTACAAGGTGTAGGAGAATCATTTGCTAATCAAAATCAAATCATTACTTCAGGTTGGGGCGGCACAACAACACAAACAGGCAATATGAGTGCAGGAGAAAGTTTGCAAGCTGGAGCTTTTAAAGGACTTTCAAGTTCGGCTGAAAAATTGGCTGATTTTTACCTTAAAATGGCTGATCAGGTTACCCCTGTGATTGAAATTTCAGCAGGAAGAGAAATTAATGTTTTAGTAACTGAAATGACAGCACTTGATACAGTAAATAATCAACAAACAGCAGACGGCAAAAAACCAAATACTCAAACACAAGTTCAACAAAATAATCAACAACAAATTCAAAATCAATAA
- a CDS encoding TraK domain-containing protein yields the protein MITRKKVAIFMAFIISFTNLNAIVVIDNPPSEAITINVSNNSVNRLVLPSTILDVSYSKEKGVDIKVVNNQAFIKYQPVLKEKIRTTGKNKVEVIGQPETIYDRAQSSEVFFITESKTYSIVLNPVEMEAETIVINDFAASKEEILKYESNDPFIATMGKITQSIFANGVPQGYKTKKINKIIANDSTLEMKEINTYDGVIYSAALIEVRNKTDKALVLNPKDYIKFAKESPKAISVYYDNEVNHLLPYSRASIVIITKAVR from the coding sequence GTGATAACTAGGAAAAAAGTTGCCATTTTTATGGCTTTTATTATATCTTTTACAAATCTAAATGCCATAGTTGTAATTGATAATCCACCAAGTGAAGCTATCACAATCAATGTGTCAAACAATAGTGTTAATAGACTTGTCTTGCCAAGCACTATACTTGATGTTTCTTATTCTAAGGAAAAAGGTGTAGATATTAAGGTTGTGAATAACCAAGCTTTCATTAAATATCAACCTGTGCTTAAAGAAAAAATACGCACAACAGGTAAGAATAAGGTTGAAGTTATAGGACAGCCAGAAACTATTTATGATAGAGCTCAAAGTTCTGAGGTGTTTTTTATCACTGAGTCTAAAACTTATTCTATTGTGCTTAATCCTGTAGAAATGGAGGCTGAAACTATTGTTATTAATGACTTTGCGGCAAGTAAGGAAGAAATTTTAAAATATGAAAGCAATGATCCTTTTATAGCTACAATGGGTAAAATCACACAAAGTATATTTGCAAATGGCGTGCCACAAGGTTATAAAACTAAAAAAATAAATAAAATAATTGCAAATGATAGCACGCTTGAGATGAAAGAAATTAATACCTATGATGGTGTGATATATAGTGCTGCTTTAATTGAAGTAAGAAACAAAACCGATAAAGCTCTTGTTTTAAATCCAAAAGATTATATTAAATTCGCAAAAGAAAGCCCAAAAGCCATAAGTGTATATTATGACAATGAGGTTAATCATCTTTTACCCTATTCAAGAGCTAGCATAGTTATCATCACAAAGGCTGTAAGATGA
- a CDS encoding TraE/TraK family type IV conjugative transfer system protein, protein MLFDKYKNKMDKYLYENITFRIISIVLSIVIIFLVYIIVARTDSQKVVFVPPKIVNQEFWIAGNEVSKTYLHEMGQFITFNLLNVTKSNANNNIENILTLVDPKFYDEVKSKLLEQARYIIENSISRTFFVSSIDADVKGVIKVYGVVKDIIDSKVVRSENAEFDIKYDIILGRFFLTDVVPIKHEKGGKSDN, encoded by the coding sequence ATGTTATTTGATAAATACAAAAATAAAATGGATAAATACCTTTATGAGAATATTACTTTTAGAATAATCTCTATTGTTTTAAGCATTGTGATTATTTTCTTGGTATATATCATCGTAGCAAGGACTGATTCTCAAAAAGTTGTTTTTGTTCCACCAAAAATTGTCAATCAAGAATTTTGGATAGCAGGCAATGAAGTTTCTAAAACCTATTTACACGAGATGGGGCAGTTTATTACTTTTAACTTGTTAAATGTTACAAAATCTAATGCAAATAACAATATCGAAAATATCCTCACTCTAGTTGATCCAAAATTTTATGATGAAGTAAAATCAAAACTTTTAGAGCAAGCAAGATATATCATAGAAAACTCTATTTCAAGGACTTTTTTTGTCTCTTCAATCGATGCTGATGTCAAAGGTGTTATTAAAGTTTATGGCGTAGTTAAGGATATTATTGATAGCAAAGTTGTCCGCTCTGAAAATGCTGAGTTTGATATTAAGTATGACATTATACTTGGTAGATTTTTTTTAACTGATGTTGTGCCTATTAAACACGAAAAAGGAGGAAAAAGTGATAACTAG
- a CDS encoding TraV family lipoprotein, with the protein MKGHLLKLSSAVIFGAFLIQGCSAMLPYRDDFQCQKGKNSGVCGSVSEVYDLSSDMEDLRTRTLDGGKAQDQKKKAKELEAEKQRQKDMFAKQKLQEMVEATEIRNIQNEHPVIFRFYLDEDKRVPTSTPLVWNSDYSATASKNTQTKVRKNKKPKISKKGNKSKTSQTKALASSKTNDNGVSALWDNIGESNASKIENNVTNSTLAGDLNTSNVSQTLVDCSASGGAKKEINAEVKVCVYAANIRQEPSCKAKVLRIANKDEVLFALYEQDGWVKLNDGTFIHKSIITQD; encoded by the coding sequence ATGAAAGGACATTTGTTAAAGCTTTCTAGTGCTGTTATCTTTGGAGCTTTTTTAATTCAGGGTTGCTCTGCTATGCTTCCTTATAGAGATGATTTTCAGTGTCAAAAGGGCAAAAATAGTGGAGTTTGTGGCTCGGTATCTGAAGTTTATGATTTAAGCTCTGATATGGAAGACTTGAGGACAAGAACACTTGATGGTGGTAAAGCTCAAGATCAAAAGAAAAAAGCAAAAGAGCTTGAAGCAGAAAAGCAAAGACAAAAGGATATGTTTGCTAAACAAAAACTTCAAGAGATGGTAGAGGCTACTGAAATTCGCAATATTCAAAATGAACACCCTGTGATTTTTAGATTTTATCTTGATGAAGATAAAAGAGTGCCAACGAGCACGCCTTTGGTGTGGAATAGTGATTACTCTGCTACAGCTAGTAAAAACACACAGACAAAGGTTAGAAAAAATAAAAAGCCTAAGATTTCAAAAAAAGGCAATAAATCCAAAACTTCTCAAACAAAGGCTCTTGCAAGCTCAAAAACAAATGACAATGGGGTAAGTGCTTTATGGGACAATATAGGAGAAAGTAATGCAAGCAAAATAGAAAATAATGTGACAAATTCTACGCTCGCAGGAGATTTAAATACAAGCAATGTATCACAGACTTTAGTTGATTGTTCTGCAAGCGGTGGAGCTAAGAAAGAAATTAATGCAGAGGTTAAGGTTTGTGTCTATGCTGCAAACATAAGACAAGAGCCAAGTTGTAAAGCAAAGGTGCTAAGGATAGCTAACAAAGATGAAGTGCTTTTTGCACTTTATGAACAAGATGGTTGGGTAAAACTAAACGATGGAACATTTATACATAAAAGCATTATCACACAAGATTAA
- a CDS encoding tyrosine-type recombinase/integrase — protein sequence MLSDKEIKALEPKLDKKYLVADFEKLFVLVYPSGKKSFVFDYKDPKTRKLKRITLGTYPKMSLKEAREERTKIQYNLLTRNSINEKSSIKENFKELCEKYFIQKNDVSPKTLQTLKSRIYIHCKDILDYQIDKINKNEILDIFERLKITKKASVAKKLFNDLNNIFIYAINKDLIENNPISSIVKKNIIYKAPVRHFATIVEVDKVKQLIGDILDTEANISTKVATLLSLFTAQRSFSIRSATWSDIDLDKGIWEIPAEKMKMKKKHLVHLSPPCLKILKWYRQVSFNDKLFASLHNKNEIMSDNTIRMMFRRMGYSNEDFTPHGFRSMFSTLCHEHRNEHNLSSDIIELCLAHADKNSVRASYNFASNLEERKKLFEWWGGFLCKLDPRLKEFGLEFV from the coding sequence TTGCTAAGTGATAAAGAGATAAAGGCTTTAGAACCAAAGCTTGATAAAAAATATTTAGTGGCTGATTTTGAAAAGTTATTTGTTCTTGTATATCCAAGTGGCAAAAAATCTTTTGTATTTGATTACAAAGACCCAAAAACAAGAAAACTTAAACGCATAACATTAGGAACATACCCTAAAATGTCTTTAAAGGAAGCAAGAGAGGAAAGAACTAAAATTCAATATAATCTGCTTACTCGCAATTCTATCAATGAAAAATCTTCTATAAAAGAAAATTTCAAAGAACTTTGTGAAAAATACTTTATCCAAAAAAACGATGTTTCGCCAAAAACCTTGCAAACTCTTAAATCTAGGATTTATATCCATTGTAAAGATATATTAGATTATCAAATTGATAAAATCAACAAAAACGAAATTTTAGATATTTTTGAAAGGTTAAAAATTACAAAAAAAGCTTCTGTTGCTAAAAAATTATTCAATGATCTAAATAATATCTTTATCTATGCTATAAATAAAGATTTAATAGAAAATAATCCTATATCTAGCATCGTCAAGAAAAATATCATCTATAAAGCTCCTGTAAGGCATTTTGCAACTATTGTGGAAGTAGATAAAGTGAAACAACTTATAGGGGATATTTTAGATACTGAAGCGAATATAAGCACTAAGGTTGCTACCCTACTTTCTTTATTTACCGCTCAAAGAAGTTTTAGTATAAGAAGTGCAACTTGGAGCGATATAGACTTGGATAAAGGTATTTGGGAAATACCTGCTGAAAAGATGAAAATGAAGAAAAAACACTTGGTCCATCTTAGCCCTCCTTGTCTTAAAATACTGAAATGGTATAGACAAGTAAGTTTCAATGACAAGCTTTTTGCTTCTTTACATAATAAAAATGAAATTATGAGTGATAATACCATTCGTATGATGTTTAGGCGTATGGGATATAGCAATGAAGATTTTACACCTCACGGCTTTCGTTCTATGTTTAGCACGCTTTGCCACGAACATAGAAATGAACATAATTTAAGCAGCGATATTATAGAACTTTGTCTTGCTCACGCTGATAAAAATTCAGTTAGAGCAAGCTATAATTTCGCCTCAAATTTGGAAGAAAGAAAAAAACTCTTTGAATGGTGGGGAGGGTTTTTATGCAAGCTTGATCCAAGGCTTAAAGAATTTGGATTAGAATTTGTATAA
- the traL gene encoding type IV conjugative transfer system protein TraL, giving the protein MAKDSNGYVEINKFIDTKPMFGNWEIDTLIVFSAFVAIAILFTKGAISFGIFFVLGIVCSKLYEKLKKSRIKGFFLHLLYMTGIRQPKKMPPSYMRYFVGA; this is encoded by the coding sequence TTGGCTAAAGATTCAAATGGATATGTAGAAATTAATAAATTTATTGATACCAAGCCTATGTTTGGAAATTGGGAAATTGATACCCTTATTGTTTTTTCTGCTTTTGTGGCTATTGCTATACTTTTTACTAAAGGGGCTATTAGTTTCGGAATTTTCTTTGTTTTGGGTATTGTTTGCTCAAAACTCTATGAAAAACTTAAAAAATCAAGGATTAAAGGTTTCTTTTTGCATTTGCTCTATATGACAGGCATAAGACAACCTAAAAAAATGCCACCCTCTTATATGAGATATTTTGTAGGAGCGTAA
- a CDS encoding WGR domain-containing protein codes for MQTTIFRATDKGNTRYYQMSMEQTLFNTFLVERKYGNVNYKSHTGLKIDYFDELEQAQAFYDKMLKNKAKKGYK; via the coding sequence ATGCAAACCACTATCTTTAGAGCCACTGATAAAGGTAATACAAGGTATTATCAAATGAGTATGGAACAAACCCTATTCAACACTTTTTTAGTAGAAAGGAAATATGGCAATGTTAATTACAAATCGCATACAGGACTAAAAATAGATTATTTCGATGAATTAGAACAAGCCCAAGCTTTTTATGATAAAATGCTGAAAAACAAAGCAAAAAAAGGATATAAATAA